The following is a genomic window from Oceanidesulfovibrio indonesiensis.
CCTCCTCGCTCCAGGATTTCACTGGAGCGAGGAGGAGCTATGGCGTCGATTCGAAAGCGCGGCCCAAGTCAATGGGAAGCGCGCATCCGCAAGCGTGGATATCCCATCACCAGCAGGACGTTTGAAACGAAGGCGCGTGCCGAAGAATGGGCTCGAGAAATCGAATCCGAAATGGATCGGGGAATCTTCATCTCGCGCAGGGAATCGGAGACAACGACTCTTGCCGAGGCGCTTGAACGATTCATTGAGGAACGAGCCGCTGGATATGCCGATCCGTATCGTGTCGAGAATCGCGCTCGCAAGATGCAGTCCCGGCCTCTCGCGGATCGTTTTCTTGCCTCCATCCGCGGCAAGGACATCGCCGACTTCATGCGCGAGCGTGAGGCCGAGGGCGTGAAGCCCAACACGGTCCGGCTCGACCTCGCCCTGCTCAGCAAACTGTTTGAAATCTGCAGCAAGGACTGGGGCATGGAAAACCTCATGAACCCGGTCAAAAACGTGAACAAACCAAAGATCGGTCCGGGTAGGAATCGTCGCTTGCGCCACGGAGAAGAAGAGAAACTCCTTGAGGCGGCAGATCAGAATTTCAGGCCAGTCATCTTGTTCGCACTCGAAACCGCCATGCGGCGCGAGGAGATCACCACGCTTACCTGGGACAATGTGAACCTCCGGGCCCGCAGCGCCTACCTCCCACGGACGAAAAACGGCGAGGAGCGTACCGTACCCCTTTCCCCCAACGCCCTCGACATCCTCGACTCACTCCCCCGCCACATTGGCGGCAGCGTCTTCGGCTTCAGGAAAGACGAGATTACAGACAACATGATCCGAACGGTCAAGCGCGCAGGCCTTCAAGACTTGCGCTTCCGCGACCTCCGTCACGAGGCCACAAGCCGCTTCTTCGAACACACCGACCTGGATGTCATGGAGATTCGTATCATCACCGGCCACGAAACGCTCCAGATGCTCGCGCGCTATACACATCTGAGGACGAATCGGCTGGCGGATCGGTTGGCGGGGATGGGGAGGACATAGTTGGCTAAGGGTGTAAGCCGAATGGCCGACACCGCCAGTGGCGGGTTTGGTTCATGACTGT
Proteins encoded in this region:
- a CDS encoding integrase → MASIRKRGPSQWEARIRKRGYPITSRTFETKARAEEWAREIESEMDRGIFISRRESETTTLAEALERFIEERAAGYADPYRVENRARKMQSRPLADRFLASIRGKDIADFMREREAEGVKPNTVRLDLALLSKLFEICSKDWGMENLMNPVKNVNKPKIGPGRNRRLRHGEEEKLLEAADQNFRPVILFALETAMRREEITTLTWDNVNLRARSAYLPRTKNGEERTVPLSPNALDILDSLPRHIGGSVFGFRKDEITDNMIRTVKRAGLQDLRFRDLRHEATSRFFEHTDLDVMEIRIITGHETLQMLARYTHLRTNRLADRLAGMGRT